In one Bacteroidales bacterium genomic region, the following are encoded:
- a CDS encoding (Fe-S)-binding protein, protein MTFDIFVIPFFGGLLFLLTVLFIKFSRWIALIDRSGRKKIGYGLFSLQIFPATWEVFTEALLHRRMWKQNRLLGYLHMSFALGWLLLILMGNLESRIYSGGHINPPYYPIFLKFFVHDKRVLPFELDTLPGFFRFSMDLILLFVLSGLVLALVKRIRSRWFGMKRTTKQNRFDRWAVMSLWLIFPFRLLAESFTASQFEGGGFLTNSLGDIIALVVPVTVSSTASYALWWGYSTVLGIFFVTLPWSRYMHIPTEVVMIYLKHFGVKSGKILNSFSEIEMRACPRCGVCIDTCQMNEAGNTGSTPVYFIRSQRDKYTDPAINANCMLCGRCQEACPVKIDLLDLRIAARNLDNKGIDHSYNYLPADAADSKGVNVLYFAGCMGHLTPTVKRAMIKIMDAANVKYRFMDADGSICCGRPMLMAGMYEAARSLMEKNRQLIHASGARILVTSCPICYKMFNEEYKLYGVEVLHHTQYLLRLAEAGSLWLNHSGLSAVYHDPCELGRGSGIYKEPRKLLRRVAKVIPIPQEKEKALCCGGSIGDTGLSHDQRKVIRDQALTVLTEASPDLLITACPLCKKTFRDGTQTKVKDIAELVAEQIELEMEEEIVHQAHSN, encoded by the coding sequence ATGACGTTTGATATTTTTGTCATACCTTTTTTTGGTGGACTGTTATTTCTCTTAACAGTTCTCTTCATCAAGTTCAGCAGGTGGATAGCCCTGATCGACCGAAGTGGCAGAAAGAAGATTGGCTATGGATTGTTCAGTCTCCAGATTTTTCCTGCAACCTGGGAAGTATTTACTGAAGCGCTGCTTCATAGGCGCATGTGGAAACAAAACAGGCTGTTAGGATATTTGCATATGAGTTTCGCCTTGGGCTGGTTATTGCTCATTCTCATGGGGAACCTTGAATCTAGGATTTATAGTGGCGGGCACATCAATCCACCTTATTATCCCATCTTTTTAAAATTCTTCGTTCACGATAAAAGGGTTCTTCCTTTTGAACTCGATACTCTGCCGGGTTTTTTCAGGTTCAGCATGGATCTGATACTACTTTTCGTTTTATCAGGTCTTGTTCTTGCCCTCGTAAAGAGAATAAGGTCACGATGGTTTGGGATGAAACGTACAACAAAGCAAAATCGATTTGATCGCTGGGCTGTCATGAGTTTGTGGCTGATTTTCCCTTTTCGGCTTCTGGCAGAAAGTTTCACAGCCAGCCAGTTTGAAGGGGGAGGCTTTCTGACAAACTCACTGGGTGATATCATTGCGTTGGTTGTACCTGTCACTGTGAGTTCAACAGCATCATACGCACTATGGTGGGGATATTCAACCGTGCTGGGAATATTTTTTGTCACCCTTCCATGGTCGCGTTACATGCATATCCCAACAGAAGTGGTAATGATATACCTCAAACATTTTGGGGTTAAGTCGGGAAAGATTCTTAACAGCTTCAGCGAAATCGAAATGAGAGCCTGTCCAAGATGTGGAGTTTGTATTGATACCTGCCAGATGAATGAGGCTGGTAATACCGGTTCCACACCAGTTTATTTCATTCGCTCACAACGTGATAAATATACAGATCCAGCCATTAATGCAAATTGTATGCTTTGCGGAAGGTGCCAGGAGGCCTGTCCGGTGAAAATTGACCTGCTTGATTTAAGGATTGCAGCCCGCAATCTGGACAATAAAGGCATTGATCATTCCTACAATTATCTTCCGGCTGATGCTGCCGACAGCAAAGGGGTTAATGTACTATATTTTGCTGGTTGTATGGGCCATCTCACACCTACGGTTAAGCGAGCCATGATTAAAATAATGGATGCCGCTAATGTGAAATACCGTTTTATGGACGCAGATGGATCCATATGTTGTGGACGGCCAATGTTGATGGCTGGTATGTATGAGGCTGCAAGATCCTTGATGGAGAAAAACCGTCAGCTTATCCATGCTTCTGGTGCCAGGATTTTGGTAACATCCTGTCCGATCTGTTATAAAATGTTCAATGAAGAGTACAAACTATATGGGGTTGAGGTGTTGCATCATACCCAGTATTTATTGCGACTTGCTGAAGCAGGAAGTTTGTGGCTCAATCATTCAGGCTTGTCTGCTGTTTATCATGATCCTTGTGAACTGGGAAGGGGTTCCGGCATTTACAAGGAACCACGAAAGTTATTACGCAGAGTAGCTAAGGTTATCCCAATACCCCAGGAAAAGGAGAAAGCGCTGTGCTGTGGAGGAAGCATTGGAGATACAGGCTTAAGTCATGATCAGCGCAAAGTTATCAGGGATCAGGCCCTTACAGTGCTTACGGAAGCCTCCCCCGACCTTTTGATAACAGCATGCCCATTGTGCAAGAAAACATTCCGGGATGGAACCCAAACCAAGGTTAAAGATATTGCTGAACTGGTAGCTGAACAGATTGAACTGGAAATGGAAGAAGAAATTGTTCATCAAGCACATTCAAACTGA
- a CDS encoding 4Fe-4S dicluster domain-containing protein produces MGKTTVKKQFGFSVNNDRQIDYDAIDHSLYRLVEEKEPSIHLCISCGTCSATCTAANFTDFSLRKSILLLKRGLYTGLFNEVSKCMLCGKCQLACPKGVNTRNLVLQMAKALQPLQK; encoded by the coding sequence ATGGGAAAGACTACCGTGAAAAAGCAGTTTGGGTTTTCGGTGAACAACGACCGTCAAATTGATTATGATGCGATTGACCATTCATTATACCGTTTAGTTGAGGAAAAGGAACCCTCAATCCACCTTTGTATTTCGTGTGGGACTTGTTCAGCCACTTGTACAGCCGCAAACTTTACTGATTTCAGCCTCAGGAAATCAATATTGTTGTTGAAACGTGGGCTTTATACAGGCCTTTTTAATGAAGTTTCAAAGTGTATGTTATGCGGGAAGTGTCAGTTGGCCTGTCCCAAAGGAGTAAATACCCGTAACCTGGTATTACAAATGGCTAAAGCATTACAACCTTTACAGAAATGA
- a CDS encoding T9SS type A sorting domain-containing protein — protein sequence MKPTIIFLLFFMMFTSGLVAQVCFPANGTWYQTYHSIAWGHGGEILWDETTYNSYKIAGDTIVGDSTFFKLVKNQALNYFVYEDGEKVYVGSQPDNLRLWFDYSLNPGDTFQFHAPYYSAWPYVLKLAVLSTDSILIKGIMRKHIVFSEIPGYGAGPEWIQGIGDINFGGLEMDYSYATWYANTMTLDCFTQSELSIYGVCTMDVPEPKTTCLVSPNPSDGIFRLYMHQLTYPLHIDVYDSQGMIVFSGMIQYADNSIIDLSAQTSGVYFLKIKDKKGKSKSQRILII from the coding sequence ATGAAACCCACTATCATTTTTTTATTGTTCTTCATGATGTTTACCTCAGGGCTTGTGGCACAAGTTTGCTTTCCTGCTAATGGAACCTGGTATCAAACTTATCATTCCATTGCCTGGGGCCATGGAGGTGAAATACTTTGGGATGAGACTACTTACAATAGTTATAAAATAGCCGGGGATACTATTGTTGGAGACTCAACATTTTTCAAACTGGTAAAAAACCAGGCCTTAAATTACTTTGTCTATGAGGATGGGGAGAAGGTCTATGTGGGATCACAACCTGACAACTTGAGGCTATGGTTCGATTACAGTCTGAACCCCGGTGATACATTCCAGTTTCACGCTCCCTACTATTCAGCCTGGCCATATGTACTAAAGCTGGCAGTGTTGTCAACAGACAGTATACTGATCAAAGGCATCATGAGAAAACATATTGTTTTCTCAGAAATCCCTGGCTATGGAGCCGGGCCAGAATGGATACAAGGCATTGGAGATATTAATTTCGGAGGGCTCGAAATGGATTATTCATATGCAACCTGGTACGCAAATACTATGACACTGGACTGCTTTACGCAATCAGAGTTAAGTATTTATGGAGTGTGTACCATGGATGTTCCTGAACCAAAAACAACCTGCCTGGTTTCTCCTAATCCTTCCGATGGAATATTCAGGCTGTATATGCATCAATTGACTTATCCGTTGCACATAGATGTTTACGATTCTCAAGGCATGATTGTATTCTCAGGAATGATCCAGTATGCAGATAATTCAATAATTGACCTGTCAGCACAGACCTCTGGTGTCTATTTCCTGAAAATCAAGGATAAAAAGGGGAAATCAAAAAGCCAGAGGATCCTTATCATTTAG